The Vitis vinifera cultivar Pinot Noir 40024 chromosome 18, ASM3070453v1 region cggAATCAGATGTAACTCATAAGTCACCAACTCAATCCAACAATGACCAACACTACATTGAAAATTCCAGAAATAATTTCAGTAATACAACTCTCCATCTGGATGATCGAGTAATGGAATCTATAAGAACTAATAACAGGAAACATTTAAATATATGAGTAACTGAACTCAATAAGTTAAAAAGGGAGAATCAGGATAAGGGTGTAAGAAGTGATTTCAAAACTGGGATACAGAAACCCCAAAAAGAATACAACGTGatatgagattaaaaaaaaaaaaaaaatcctttttcaaccccATCATATACACAGAGACATACATGAAACAGAGAAGAACCAGAGAGCATCACAAAAAGGAGAGGACCTTTTCGTAGAAAAAATTTCACTTTCAGTAAACTTTTTGcagggaaataaaataaaacaaaagaaagagcgGATAATCATAAAGCAAAGCAACAAAACCCACAAGAAAGAAATAATCATCCCAACAGAAATAAGAGTGAGAATCAAGACTGACGCCAAGCAGGGTTGGAGTGGATGCAGAAGTGAAGCTGATGCAGCTGTTCATTAGGAGGAAAAATAGGACCCCTGGATCCTCCAAGTGGCGGAGGGGGTGGCCTAGCCACCTGGGGAGGCGGAGCCTGATGACTTGCTGTTTCTACCATGGCTTCCTGTCTACTCGTCTCAGTGGCGGTATCCTAAtccttccttcttcttcttctacgaATCACCGACACCAGAAAGGAGGATGGAAAGCAGAAAACGGAAATAAATAGTAAAGAAAGAAGTGTCGTTTCCGCCTGGCTTCCTTGCCGATAAaggccaaaaataaaataaactgaaTCAGATGATCCAAAGGAGAGAGATTCCAGAGAGAACTGAGAATCGAAACACATATAAGAGAGAGGGTGCTCAGGGTTGTGATCACGTTAAACTTTGTCCGTATGCCGCCCACATAACGAATGTATGGGCAGTACGCGTGGGTGCTGCTCTCACTTCGAGGCAGTTTCACTTCTTAGCAGCCTTTTCCACTCCTAATTAACACTAAACCTTCTCTAAATAACCATCATGCCATTCCCAAATCCCCCCATTATCTTCAGTCGTAACTTGTAATTAATAATGTGATGACTTTGGGGTCAAGAATCGCTGGCCTTTTCCTCAAGCAACCATGATGAAAACTTGCAAAGCATAATAATAATCCGTTTTCTTTCTCAGCCTATGAGGTGTTGTTGGGGACACACTTTCTCGCAAAGCAGATAAGGTCCATCGTCCACCGagttgaaaggaaaataatgaaaaaaggaagaaaagttgCAGACCACCTCACAGGTCTAatcatcatttgtttttttcttaagattCCCCTGTCATATCAGAGCTGGGTTGAGGCTTTCGGTCTGTTGTTTATatgaaaaacataaagaaaGGGTTTTAATCTGCCCCCTCACTCTCTTTTCTTAGCATTCCCAAAAGAGAAATCTAAGTTGCAAAAATTTATACTTGTAAATCAagttgaaaattattataatgaaggggtaaaaaaaaatctctactTCAGGAGATACCCAACTTTTTCGTCTGAGAAACTCTCCCATTGGGATAAGCAAAGGAATACTCCTCAAAATTGTTCAGTCCATATTgtcttttaacttttttgtttAAGTACATATAAGGGCCCACAACCAATAGTTAACTGaatgaaatcaatgaatacaTGGTCGTAAAGGTGCAGGCTTGCTATAAAAGAGGATGAGGGCCAGCCACCCCTAACTTTATAGTCTTTGTTTGAGAAATGATTGATTCTCGGGACCAGCTGTAGGGTGTAGGAGATAACATTTGGCGAGTgcttaatataatttttgctTTCAAAGTGAAAAGGATAATTATGCTTTATATACCATTTGGTGAACTGGGTTGATGCATATACCATGACGCAATCATCTTTCGTGCAATGAGATATCGGTCTGGAAATGATGTCAGGAGCCCTGATAGCGTgtccactaaaaaaaaaaaactgtataTCAACATTTGAGAAGTTTGCATGGAAGGGGATCACGTGCTCGAAGACTTGGACGTTGACGGAGACCACTTGGTAGAGTCGTTTTGATACCGGTAGTGGAGAAACAGAGAATGAGAGATACGATCTGTGACCTAACAGCTttagaaggaaaaggaaaggcaTCATTTAATGAGATGGACCATGGATCCTGGCTCCTGGCTCCTGGGTGGGTGGAGAAATGGTGTAAATGTAAATTTGGAGGAAAAGCGATGGCAGCAGTGGGAATGGAGGAGTTAAGAAGGCAGAAGGTGGGTAGTGGGACGatttaaaagacaaaaaaaatcgAGCCTATCCATGTGCAGCCCATCACACCTGCATACTGCCGCCCAATCACGCTGTGCCGAACTCAAGCGTCACGTGCGTTGGTCTCTGTTCTGGTTGCGTTTACTTTAATGACAAGTCATGACCAGGTGCTCCGCTCATTATTCTTTTGATAAATGTagttcaaatcaaaatcaataaaaccCATATCATCCTGCGGCATGTACGTTGATAGATGATTTCAATTTGACATCAAAGACCCCTTTCAAGACTTTTGGAAACAGGAAGACAACTAAGCCAGTGAGGCTTATGATATCTTTTAAGCTATTGGATTTATtgcaaaatgaatgaaatagcTGGTATGACAGTCTCGTAAACTGCCATTCATCATGggtgtgggatcctccctaaaaagtGCCACGTGGCTCCCTCTCCCTTGGACACGCAGACGACCTCTCTTGCGACACGTGACATCGCTCATTCCATTCAGACGAAAATTCTGTACGATCGACATTCCGCTATCTCCGGGTATTTCACAGTCGACGCCTACCGCCGGATGAGAGAAGAGGGCGATTCAACTTCCCTGGTCAGACATGTCTGAATCCTCTGGTAACGCTTACCCGGAGAACATCCGCAACCGACAATTCAAATTCCCCggacagcttggctcgtcagacactCGCGATTTGTCGGATCTATTTCTgcccacaatcaaaaagcaaactccGACAATACTGACGACCAAGTTTCCTGAACTGTCACTCATTTTTAATGCAAGATACGCTCGATAAGACATTCCCAAATCTTCTTAGATTGCCTGACGCATCCTCGGTacctaaaatcataaattgAGGCGACAATCGCCGTCTAAATACCCTCCTAACAGCCGCCGTCTCGCACCAGAAACGTCATGATTGCTTCGCCACCCTATGAGTCGCAATCATGACGATGGGACCCGCTAGCACAGCGGGGCCATACTTTCTGACTCATATATAAACTCTAAGGAGACTCTCAGGAAGGTAAGCATCCTTGACGAAAATCACGAAGTAACACTCTCAAAGAAAAACTCTATTTTCTAACAACTTCCAAAAGACTAACTTaatcatcggagggtgtgtccgaacAACCCATCCAGACATCTTTTTGCAGGAGAAAGGAGGAATCACTGTAACGCGTTGATCGAGATTCCATTGCTGGTGATCACTATTACAACGGGGGAATTTTGCCATCAACAATGGGCATGGCTGCCCATCTCTGCAATTGGCAAAACTTACCCCACCCATATCTATCTTCGACTGTTTATACAGGTTCCATGGGAATAGAAGGAACATTCTCAATCCAACCAACATTCATCATCTTAAACTCTTGGATCGGCCGAGTTAAGAATTAAGATAGGATCAAAGATGATGAATGTGGACAACCGGATTAACCCTCTGCTTTCATCAAAGTTCTCCAAATTAAAGCCACACTCACATTATGATAAGAAGTAATTTGCATCTTACCGACTCCTGCAAGTCAAGTAAAGCACGAGGCCTGTTGTTTTGCGTGATAGACAAGTCAGTTTTGAAGTATTGAAAAGCCAAAGTCATTGTTCATTTCACCCAGGCAGAACATTTTCCTCGAAAGAGAAAATCCCTAATTACTTGCCAGGGAATAGGAGTAACGTAATAATCAGAGCTTTTTCATCGTATTGGTTTTCAACTTCGCCCTCACCACCAGCTCCACGGCTTTCTAAGCCTAATTCctaggaaaaaaatgaattttaagtcAACAAAAAAGTAAATTATCTGCACCAAATTTCACACAAAGATGTCCTACAGATCGAAAAATGttcgtatatatatatatatagtaattaaTCTAAGTCATTgactcataatatttttattccaataacaataataaatactTTGAGCCTGCAAcgaattaatattttatacagATGAACTTCAAAAGAAACAGCTTATGAATCCATGATAATGGAGACATCAGCTGAGATCTAGATCAGAAACGTTTGCCCAATTAATGAACCTGGAAACCATGACATTATCAGATCTGAATCATTCCCTCGGAGACTTTCCGCTCTGCCCTTGTGGACATGTTTTGTGCAGTACAGACAtgaagaaaagtaaaaagacTGAGAGGAAAGGCCACATGGTATAACATCCAAATCCACATTTAACTTTTCCTTGAACTCTGAGAGTAGCCCATTCAAAAATTTCTATCAGGAGTTTACGGGTAAAGCTAGAGCTATTAGCACTGGGCTATTCGGACACTATTGCCTACGCGCTTGCTGGTCACTTCGTTCCAGTAGCTCTAGTTGGCATCGTTGAATCCCGATAGTGGCATCGTATAACGTATAAGCACGCCTGCTTTTATTCACTCTGCTTATTAGTTGAGGCACTGCAGGGGGTCCAGTCGTTGGACCTCAATCTTGAGTAAATCTAACACGTTCCAGTTGGATGTATCATTTATCTCCCAAGTTAGCTCAAATCTATTGTTCCCCAACTTGCACGCTAAATAAGAAATTCTTACGATATATAAAGCTCTAACATCAATGAAGGCGGCCTGCTGTTTGGGTACAAACATTTTCAATGCAACATATGGAACCATCAAAACCACACAATTTGTGTTCCACCACCaaacttgaaattaaaaaattagagaaaaataagaaaaagaaaacacaacCAAAACTGATAATAAGCATCAATACCTGCAACTGAACATTAAATAGAGCAACCAAAATTGATAACAAACATGAATACCTGCAATTGAACATTAAATAGAGCTAGTGCTCCTCCACTTCAACCAGATAATTAGAATCATCACAGTTTCATTTTTGTCAAGTTTGATCTACTTACACATGTTCTTCAGGATAGAACATTTAATCAACCTGCGAGAGGATTGAGTACATGCCCAATGAACAGCACAACTCCAGTCATGTCTTCTCGGATCACAAACAGGAACGGGTGATCAGCTATGAAATCTATATTATCAGTACTAAGCATGCCCCTCAGTTTCACAACACCTACAGAAGCAGCTGCAGCTTCTGTGCCTTCCTCATTAACTTCAATGAAGGATTTATGGAAAATGCTTGAGACATATAGGTCCTGCCCCATGGGGGAGTCCACCATCTCAGTCAAGCCACCTTCAGTAAAAGGCAGCACCAGACCTAGTCCCTTTAAGACTTTGGAAGCTTCAAACCCAAAAGAAATCTTGAACCTTGGGATCCTAAAGTCACCCACTGGAACTGGCATAGATGGAAGATGGCGATCTAAGAATGCAGAATCAGAACCAACTTTATCTATCAAAGCCTGCAGGCCATCCTTTGCATCTGGAAGAAAGAAATACATGGAGAAACTACGCTTATCACCACCTTGTTTATAAGAAAGCCCTAAGACTTTGAAATCATCAAAGGTGCTAATAAGTTGCTTCTTCTTGCTGGTCATGAAGGGCACTTGAACCGAGCTCCCATTGAGAAGATGGAAGTCATAATCTTTTGTTGCTGATGCATCAAACTTCTCATTCCAAGCCCCTTTAAAATAGAGAGCATTTGCAAAGATGAGCCTGGTTGAAGAGTCAACTGAGCCAGGAGGAAGAACTTCTTTGATAAGGCCATTGGTCTCCTTTTCAGCCCATGAATTCGCTTCACTGGTTACCTCAGCAGCCTTAACAGCAAAATTATCAATATAGCATATCCATTATGTTATCATTAGCAAAAAGCCTGACCCTAAATATGCAGGGCATTTGGGCATCTGTTGAAAAATTGAAGGACGTTTCACATAGGAGgtaaaatgaagaaattgtcccaacaaaaatatttaaatgaatatgtTCATTATTATTGACATTATTACATACACTtcgaaaaaaatagaaaatcaacaaTTAAGTATCCATTTGGATCTCAAAAACTTCTGTATAAAAGTAGAACAAAGTAAAAAGGTATAGATTTatcttatatctttaaaaaatacttaaaaaattttaaatgtaaggtaataaatttttttgataccttaattttttcaaagttttaaaactgttacttttttttatataaacccCCAATAATTCgtgtatcttatataaaagttgctaccatttttttattttaaaaatagaaaacacgAAGTATATACAAAGGAATTAAGAGAGAATAAATTTGCTTCTTGTTAAGAAAAAAGATTAGTTGGTTGAAGTTTTCTGTTTTAGTCATAGTTAGCTTAGCCAAGTGTACAGTTTATATTAGTTAAGCTTGTTGGTGTTGGTTACAAGTTTGTTCGAGATTTTCCTTTATACTTACACTAGATTGTATAGATTTtacattaaaattcaattaataaaatttcagaATTCTCCCCCAAACTTTTCCTAGGTTTACCTAGAAAATTCTGTTTAGATTCAGAATTTTATCATGGTACCAGAGCACGTTTCTTCTTCAATGGAGAATAATCAAGGACCAAGGACAAAGAATCAAGTTCCATTTATGACAAGTTCTCTTCTTCTTTGTAAAGATTTGTATCTCTTAGTTTTACCAAGTTTTACCCATTTTTTGATGGTAAAACTAGATAATAACAATTTTCTGATCTGGAAACAACAGGTTTTTTCAGCAATCTAAGGATATGGCTTGCAAAGATTTGATTTTGGTGGTGGTGAGATTCCAAAGAGGTTTTTCTCGCAAGAAGATGCAAGGTTTGGGAGGTTTAATCAAGAATTTCTTGAATGGGAACAACAAGATCAATTGCTAATGTCGTGGCTTTTATCATCAATTTCCGAGCCAATCCTTCCTCTGATGGTAGGTTGTGAAACTTCTTTCCAGGTTTGGGGCAAGCTTGAGCAGTATTTCACTGTCCAAACTAAGGCTAAGATTAGTCAATTCAAAActtaaattcaatataaagaAGGGATCCTTGCCTGTTAATGAGTATTTGTCCAAGATTAAAAGGATGCCTTGGCATTAGGTggtcattttctttcttctaaagaTTATGTTGATGCTATTTGTGATGGGTTAACTATAGAGTCTGATTCCTTTGTTGTATCAATAAGCTCTAGAATTGGTAGTTACACTAAAGAAGAGATCGAGTCCTTGTTAGTGGCTCAAGAAGCAAGGATTGTGAAGAACAATCAGAAGAACAATAAGGCCTTGGACTTTGCACCAAGTGCCAACATAGCTGCTAAATTTCAGGGACAAGGAAATTCAAAGAAGTGGTAAGTTAATAACTTGGAAGTCAGGGAGGAGGACAGAATTCTGGCCAGGGGTTCAATGGGAATTGAGGTGGATATTTTAATCAGAATTCCAGTTGGAATTCTGGTGGCAAAAGTGGTGATTTCAAAAGAGGCAGCTTTAATGGAGGTTGAAGCTTTGACAATGGTTTTAATGGAGGTCGAAGATTTGACAATGGTTTTAATGGATGAGGCAAAGGTGGAAGAGGTGGGAATTCATATGGGAAATCACAATGCCAGTTGTGTGGGAAGTTTGGGCATGTGGTTCTGAATTGTTACTACTGTTTTGATTAGAGTTTTCAAGGGCCcaatttcaattttcagaatGCCAATGCATTCTATCACCAAGCCTCTCCAATGTCTACAATGATTGCCACCCCAGAACTTTACAATGATGTAAGTTGGTACCATAATTCTAGTGCATCCAATAATATAACTCCAGATGCTAACAATCTGATGCAGAGACAAGAGATCACTGGCCAAGATAGAGTTCACATTGGTAATGGCACAGGTTGGTCCACTAAAACTTGTCAGCCAATCTTCAGTTCTGTCTCCTTATAATTCTGAACTTCTCACTCTAAAACATCTTTTACATGTTCATTTGTTAACTAAAAAACTTACTCTTCACACATGATATTCAATCCAACATAATTGCTATCTCATCCTATCTCTTCAGCTTCCAATGGTTCAGCCCAAGTGCTGTCAGCCTCTTGCAATATAGATAATTCAGCACATACAAGTTGTTCAACCAATTCTAAGAGTTCTTTGTTTGATTTGTGGCATAAAAGGTTAGGTCATCCATTTGAAAAAGTTGTCAAATGTGTACtctctcattgtaatatacccaattttaataaaatggaacCTTCTTTCTGTACATCTTGTTGTATAGGTAAGATTCATAAACTCTCATTCAGTTTGTCTGATACAGTCTATACTGCTCCTCTTCAACTT contains the following coding sequences:
- the LOC100266122 gene encoding serpin-ZX, producing MDLKRKRRAMCFTFSALEWAIIGTKPKELSQNGPPHKILKAKGKARGGPNPDYLPGKFKTKVGFGSFAFFQHKTTSFRFAYNVSFGFLALCCDGRMDLRQCIGNQNDVALGIAKHVALTESKDSNLVLSPLSIHVVLSLVAAGSKGATLDQLLSFLKSKASGDLNAFASELVSLVFADGSPSGGPCLSFANGVWIDKTLPLKPSFKQIVDTAYKAAVHQADFRIKAAEVTSEANSWAEKETNGLIKEVLPPGSVDSSTRLIFANALYFKGAWNEKFDASATKDYDFHLLNGSSVQVPFMTSKKKQLISTFDDFKVLGLSYKQGGDKRSFSMYFFLPDAKDGLQALIDKVGSDSAFLDRHLPSMPVPVGDFRIPRFKISFGFEASKVLKGLGLVLPFTEGGLTEMVDSPMGQDLYVSSIFHKSFIEVNEEGTEAAAASVGVVKLRGMLSTDNIDFIADHPFLFVIREDMTGVVLFIGHVLNPLAG